The Nymphaea colorata isolate Beijing-Zhang1983 chromosome 11, ASM883128v2, whole genome shotgun sequence genome includes the window aaatatttttaaattgttcTTAGCATAAAATTAGAGCAACACATACGGTGGTATGCATCGGTGGATAATGAGATAGAACTAAGCATCGGAAAAATCGTAGCTCCCATGAATACTTGCGACGGCATCGGAACTTGAGATTCCTTCAGCCGCTTGATAATTGCGGCAAATGGGCGAAAGCCAGAGAAGCAAGTAGATTGaatttgttgaagaagaagaagaagaaacgcTCAATGCACAGGACAAAAAGTACTTAATAAATTTTCATGGTTGAAGACTccaaaaagtttaaattttccGGCAAACAATGGAATCCAAGAGCCAATTATTACTGAGAAGTTGGATGCCGAAGGAGCTTAATTGTACTGTCTGTCTGACTTATCAGCAAATGCCGCCTTGAAAGATGGAATCTGTTTCGATAGAGGACTGGTGTTGTATTTTCCGGCCATCAACttggaaatcattttttttaattatatatatatatataatatatataactacCATTTTCTTGTCCATCTTTTGACGGAATAATTTATTCTTAGaggcaaaatttattttttaaaggttTTATAAGggtttaattaaattttttgaaaattataagagGTGTTAAGATCTACGGCCATTGTCAGCCTCCTTTTGACTCGGCCCCCATCTAAGGTCAAACACTCCATATGGTGGATAATTGCTCAGCAATACAACCTGATAAGTTTCTTTTGGAGAGGATCTTTCCAACCACAAGCTTCCAATCTATGCTAGAGGGGTTCCGGCTATATTAGGACGGCTTATGGCCCCATTGGCGATTCGATGACAAGTCGAAACCGCACTCTTTCCCCTGCCTCCAGGGTCTAGGGCTGTTAATGGCAACATTATTCTTGATCATTAGCATTTTGCGTCATCATGGCCTAATATCTACAAGAAGAAGGTTGCTATTAGCTAGACCCAACATGCCTATACATCATcaatcgtcatcatcatcatcatcaacattgACTTGGTAGTGTTGCGACCAAACCACGTGTTTGTCTTAGAAAGCCCCATGAAAACCACAGACACATCATTTCCCATGTCAAAATCACGAAAGAAAGCGAACCAGAGCTCAAAGAGTTTTACCAATTAGAGGCCTGCCTAAGCTCCGCCGTTGAAAGCCCGGACTCCTCTCAAGCTTggccaaaaggaaaaacatatgTGCATGTGTTAATTAGCTATGCTCTAGTGGCTAGCTAGCTTGATAGATTTGGAAGGTCTAGATAAATGAAAATGTTGTCTTGGTTTCTAACCTTGTTTGGGTTGTAACCGAAACTATTGAGAGCAGGTTAGAATTCGTAGAATCAAGAGCCCAAGCTTTGTGCAGGAATTTATTGGGTCGTTGTAGTGGTGTCAAAGTACCGTTCAACATTCTGACCCGAGGTGTGGACATGTGTGCTTTATTATGAAAAATGTATTCCCATACCTAATATTCAAAATATTGAAGACTAATAAATGAGATTGTTATGGGATTGGTtaattattagtttttttttaagttgtaacACAAACTGTCATAGTGAAAACCATCAAATcaaagattcatatatatatatatatatatatatatatatatagttaccAGACCCCTAGGAGATAAGAAGTTAGGGACTAAGGTGTAAATTAGCCAAGTGAAGTTAGTTTTGCAAGAATCCAAAATACCACTCAAATTAAACAAAATGTTTCTGTTTACCAAAACTCGAGCGTTTCCATCAAAGTACTTTAACTCTTGAAAAGCTTTTATATTTATAACTAGATCTCTACCGTACTTTAACGAtgtttgcattaaaaaaatgataaaaaagagtcTCACATTTGGAGAAATAATAAATCACTGcacttttgtcattttataggGAAAAATTAATACTTCTCTAACTGTAGGAAACTTTTCCATAATTTCTATCCAAATTAAGTCGGAGTGCCTTTAAATTTAAAGTTGGGTTCTCATCTGCTGTTATTATTTTCcaaatataaacttttttttccatttgatttgcatgaatacatttttctcGTTTTAGTCTGTAGGAATGCctattttccttctctttccaccATTGGAAGCCGAGGCCAAAATTGAAGTTCCACCATTGAGATGTTTAATAGATCAAGTACTCGACTTCTTGTGCTTAGATCAAGTTTAGCAGCCTGACTTTGACCAGCCACAGTGGCAGCGCCTACATAAATTTGTTTATTCTTGTATCGATACTGCGTGACTGATTATAAGGacagagccataaattttttataaaaggagtcaaattaaagtttttaaatttttactaaGGCTGAaatatataagacaagtgaaactttttaaaatttatatgtaatgttttttttttttttttttgatgtggAGCCAGGACCTAATGCCAAACAATGACCGGTCTTGTACTTCCAAGGCGGTTTGGTTTAGGGCATGATCAAGTTTAATGAGAAGGACTAGAAAAATGAACCGGGCTCAGTCTGGCTCAATCCTAAAGGAccgcaccaaaaaaaaaaaagttagacaTGAAATTTGGAAGGGGATGAGGTTGGAAAGGTCGTCTGGTCCCCCTTTTCACATGTTGACCTACAAGGGAACAGTTTGATTTGAACGTGTCATCCGCAGCACGTGTCAAAAAAGTAGACACGTTAACTCACCGGAAAATTGTAGATGTTAAAATTGAAGCCATAAATGAGACGTTTAGATCCTAAAAGTAGTCGATGGAGACTTCTAACATCAATACATTcgaatttaaataaatatatatgatgaGATTGaatcggattcagttttaaataaatattatatatctaaagtccttaaattttgaaagaacCATAATTGGTTTTAAAATTCAGAGATGAAAATTCAAATATTAGATGTAGACCAGATTTGGACTGTGAAATCGgattttagatttagattcaagaTGTAACTGGTGTCGATCGAACAGCAAAGCCAGCACATATGTGATGTTTGATTTCCATAGACTCTACTCAAAACAAATTCTTACCATCATTTCCCACTGTCCAAATTCGATCAACCCAAAATACCAAACTTTCTTATTATGAATGAAATCTAAAATGTGTAAAGAGAACTAAGGGAAGCATTTTTGGAAAACTCAAATTTATAAGTCTGGAAAAGATAATGGTCGCGATCCATGCGTCCCATTGTGGTAATtagaataaatgaaaacatgCAAGACATAAATGGAAAAGTAAGTATGAGAATATTTGcctgaatttggatctggatatggatGTGGCGTAGAGAAGCAAATCTGTACCCGGTTCGTTTTGGAACCCGTCCAAAGGCCACGGCTCCACCCCCCTAGgattccatttttctctttttaaatagGTTCGTCCGAGCTGTCATATACGCCATATTCTGAGGGCAATATAGGAATTTCATGCCCCTGACTTTGAGGTCTGTTCCAGATTCAGGAATGGTCCTTTTCGTCCCGTAGACAGTATCGTAATAACGAGGGTAATATCGTCATTAGAAAATGCTCACTCTCCCAAGTCAAATTGCTTTCTCTGTCTTGCAGATACCGCAGCACACtccctgcctctctctctctctctcgctctcccccaCTGTCTCGCAGATTCGCATGGCATCCGAGACGAGGCGAAGAGGATGAAGGGTGAAGCCAGGAAGGGTTTTCCGGCGAAGATTCCGGCTTCAGTCTCCGCGCGAACGGGGAACCCGCCGTCTGGCCCGGCAGAGAGTCGGAAGCCCCATTGCCGGAGGAGGCGCAGCGCCAGCAGGATCCGGCTCAAGCGGGACGTCGGCGCCGGGGCTGGCGGATCGGCCTGTGCCACCGGGCGGCGGTCCGGGGGCCCGGCGACGCCGCTGCTAACGTGGAAGTTCGACGTCGACGACGAGGGGAGAGGCgggggaaagaagaagaagaaggcgaagGCGCCGGAACGGAGCGGGAAGGACAATGGAGATGGCCGGTGGAAGGGGACGGAAGAGAAGCCTGCCAGGGTCATCTCTGCTAGGATGCTCGCCGCCGGGTTGTGGCGGCTGCAGCCCGTGGAGGTGTCGACCTCTGGCGGCCACGGTGCTCGTCGGGCCATCCATCGTCCGACGGGTTccgaggtctctctctctctctctctctctctctctctctctctctctctctctctctctctcatattctgCGTTTGGATTTCCGGATAACTTCTCGATTTTAGCCTGCGAATGGCGTGGTTCTGAATCATGGTTTTCGTGTTTCGTGATCCTTTGCCtggtttttagggttttctttCTAGAGCTTCTGGATCGGCTATAACAGAAGACAGTTCTTCATTGTTAGCGTCTTTAGTTCATCTTAAAATTGGAGAGCATTACTATTTCGTATCGACTTTGTAAAGAGAATGTCGTCTTTATCGCAGCATTTGGCAATTCATTTTTCGTTCCCTACTTGTAgcattttttggtgttttttcctCTGTcgtcaaaaattatttttcccATCCTTCTTTTTTCCCGAAGAAATCGATTTTGTATGATTACAGAAAAATATGGCGTTcgtctccttttttctttcttaatattgGACCATTTTTGCAAAGCATTTCTTAATCGTGTTTAGGCATATCAATGTTAATTAGTTGTAACTAGCGAAGTTTTTAGTCTGTTTCTTGAAGCTTTTATACGGACtccgtggttttttcttttgtttttttgttttttccttcttgattAAGTGtatttttctccttcacatTATAAGACAATGGAAATGCCATACGAAATTTAGGTTGCCGACCTCTTTTTCCTGCTTTAATTTATTCTATATCCTGTGTAAAGTTTGCCTTGTTAACTTGTAAGTTTAGGACCACTTCTTAAATTtcgatttttaatttgttggtCCCTTTGCTTGTAGGCTATTGCTGGATATCTGGGGAATGCCTTTCTCCATGAATCAGATGCAATAAAATGTGCATTAGATGCTAGAGATCGTCATCCACAGGGTCCAGTTTCCGTCCCACATAGGGCGAGCAATTTCTTTCGGAAGGTACTGTTCCGTGGTTTGAGATTCAAGTCTTATCAAAGTTATCTGCTTTTTGGAATTTTGTGTTCATGGCTTCCTTACTGACTGAGTTTAACAATTTTGGCAGCTTGAATCATCTACTTCATTCCCCAATCCTGCTATGGAAAGGGCAACAAAATGGGACGCCGCATGCCCAAAAACGTCGGATGAAATCTACAGGTGCTATAGCCAATTGAAATTTCTCGGAGAACAACACGAGCAAACTTCCTCCGTTGTTGCAATTCTACAATCAGAGCTTGAGCTGGCTAGAAGGCGCATTCACGAGCTCGAGGTTGAGCGCAGATCCTCAAAAAAGAAGCTTGATCATTTCTTGAAGAAGCTTGCAGAGGAAAAGGCAGCATGGAGGAGCAGAGAGCATGAGAAAATACGGTTGGTGATTGATGGGGTGAAGGAGGACCTACATCGAGAAAGGAAACACAGGCAGCGGCTGGAGATTATGAATACGAAGTTGGTGAATGAACTTGCTGAGGCCAAGTTAACTGCAAGGAGGTGCTTGCAAGattatgaaaaggaaaggaaggctAGGGAGCTCATAGAAGAGGTGTGTGATGAGCTTGCTAAAGAGATTGGAGAGGATAAGGCCGAAGTGGAAGTGCTGAAGAGAGAAACGATGAGAATGAGGGAAGAGGTTGAAGAGGAGAGGAAAATGCTGCAGATGGCTGAAGTATGGCGGGAGGAAAGGGTCCAAATGAAATTGGTGGACGCAAAACTGACACTTGAAGATAAATACACCCAGTTGGCCAAGATCCAGGCGGATCTTGAAGCATTTCTAATTTCTAGAACCTCTGTAGATCCTCTTGATTTGAAAAAGGCAGAGCTTCTCAAGGATGCAGCAAGATCAGTAAATATTCAAGACATAAAAGAATTCTGTTATCAGCCTCCTACATCGGAGGATATTTTCTCTGCCTTCGAGGACCACCACTCTggtgaacaaaatgaaaaggagaTAGAACCGTGCTATGGTTTTGAACCTGATGTGGGATGCTACAGCCCTTCAAGTAAATCCAAGATTCACACTGTCAGCCCTGAGATCGATGGTCTAATTGAAGGTGGTCTGCAGAGGTTCGATCAGAATGGTGGGATATTGGAGGAAGATGGAAGTGTTTGGGACTCAGGCAGTCAAGGGGAGGAGCAGGGTTCTAGTAATTCACCTGATGGAAGTGATCCATCTGTCAATGGGCACAACGAGGAGAGTAACATCTCAGGGAGTGGAACGGAGTGGGAAGAGAATGCTGATAATATTTGTTTGACGCAAGAGGTTGATATACCTTGTTCGGCACCAGAAAAGCAATCAAAAAAGAAACCTTCATCAGTGTCTAGGCTCTGGAGATCATTCCCCAGCAATGGGGATCCTTTTAAGACTGTTCCAGATGAAGACGCGAAAGGGAGGATCTCTAACAAGGTTGCATCTCCAGATAGAGCATCTGGTGACGGAGCTCTTACACCTCGGAGTATAGGTCACTGGAGCTCACCTGATACTGCGAACCCTCATATAACTCGAGGCATGAAAGGTTGCATTGAATGGCCAAGGGGCATCCAGAAGAGCTGCTTAAAAGCGAAACTGTTGGAGGCTAGAATGGAGTGCCAGAAAATTCAGCTCCGCCAGGCCCTTAAGCAAAAGATCTGAGCGACAGTCCATCTCTAGAAATGTCATACAGAATGCCTGTGACACGAGAAATTTTGATTCTCCCCACAGTTCTTCatacatatgaatgcatatatcgTTTCTCTTGTCGTTATAATGCTGTTCTCGCTCACTGGAGGCATATCATTTCTAGTGGTCATGAAATGTTATATCTTTTGGCTAGCCGGATTcgcttttcatttcatttgtaAAAACAAGTCAGACTGCCAACCAGGTGTCTGATTAAAGCTCTGTACAACCGTCGTTTTGGGGTCTCACCCCAATCTTCTTTTCTTGTACTACAGTAAATTATTTTTGCAGCaggtaaaatatttttatcagttaCATTAAATTCTCTTGATTGGTCATGTTTGTGAATTGCATATACTGGGAGTAGCTTGCTACCTGAGGCCTTCCGCTTGAAGCAATAGTCTGTCTAATCATGTGCGGGACCGGTGGGAACCAACATCCTCATATAACGTTTACTTTCGACCCATGTTAGCACCTGCATTATTTGGTTCTGAGATGAACTAGTATGTCTGCATTCATGGGCTATGACAAGAGATAGAAATCAAGCGTGATAACCCATTATTCTGTGCCCATTATGGCAGATCATGAGTCGGTGGAATAGAGTTTGTCCTTTATGTTGAATTTTGGTATTTTGCCATGTCAAATTTTCTCCAAGTGGGAGGAATTTGAGCTGTTTCCCATCAATTCAATATCCAATCTGTAGCTAGAAATTTCCATTTCAGTTTCTTTAAGAAAGGTAATCAAAACTTGAAAGAGTACATACTCTGTCAAGCCTCTTATTGATGTATTTAATGTCTTTTGTACTGGAACTAGTTTAAACCAACCGAAGATTACCCTAGAAGTAACAACTGGGGACTTTTTTTCTCGGAAAAACTCAGTAAGCCTATGTATCTTTTGTCAAGTGGGTGCAGTTATACTCCATTTTCATGCTTTTTGTCCAATGCCGACGAGATAAAGATGTGTGGTTACTCCATTTTCATGCTTTTTGTCTGCATAGTATGAAACACGTTACTTCTTTTTGCTAGTTACTGCTATTTTCACTTTCACCTTGTCCAATTACCCAGTGACTTCTAGCTGCTGATCCTTACTCAATTTTCCTGTCAGTTCTACTCTGAAATTCGGTGGGTTGTCCTCCTCGATGTGGTATGTGGATGTTGACAGTGCACGTCTAACGGTGGTAAGGATGGATGAAAGTGAGAGATATAGCACTATCTTCATGGGGCCCTTGGCCTAGAGGATGTGAAGCACATGGCATGCTTGGCTCGTTCTTCTCATTCTCTTGTAATTGTACGATATCCATCTTTTGGATATTCCAAtccttcttcatcttttgtATGTCTCAATAACAAAGTGAACTTTCTGTGAGGAGTAATATTCACAAATTTTGTGCTTACAGACTAATTCTAATTCATTTTGGACGTGCTTTTCGAATCTTAGAGCCACAGTGGTCCTGCAGACTGGgtaaaaaccaaaagaaaatccTGTATATGTTAAGTATCTCAGAACATCTGCTCCTCTTCTATGTTATATGCATAATGCTGGAATTCAATACTCAGATATATCTGTTTCTGCTCTCTGCACATTGGCAGACAGTCATCTACTAATATCAGTTCCTAAGTGAAGATGTAAAGGTAGTGCTGAACTTTTCCCTGCGTCTACCTTATCAAGCAATTCTAAGAACCCGATCCCACAATGTCCTTGAAAATTGTTGTCTGAACTGTATTGGCTTCTATTGCATGGGCCTTTTCTCAAAGAAGAAGGAGCCGAGTTGGTGGCTGTAATATAAGACGGACTAACTCAAAGCAAAAGGCTGGTCTAGGTTCTGTTCAAGAACAGGTGGCCCAAGTGGGCACCAATTGATTCCTCTCAAGCCATAACCACACTTTTGATAGAAAAGCAGTTGAGCAACATTAGAGAAATGTTACCTTCATATTGCCTTACCAATTAAATGCTATCCCTGAGAGGGCGCCATCCAGGCCCTAATTATACTCACTAGGCACAAGGCTACTGCCTAGGGCTGTCTAGGGGATCCACTTTCCCTTTGTggttcttttaaatatttaaaacagtATTGgtctgtttctttatttttcttttatttatgtgAGTTTTTCTCACTTATTAAAATTCTTTAAGCTAATGGGTAACCAAAAAGAAACCTGTGGAGTACACACAATGGAAAACTCAGTTATGTGCCTTGACATTCAAACAAGAAATCTCCATAGAGAAATGTTCTTGCATTCACATAGTTATTGCAAGTTGTAGTAaatctctctttgtgtgtgtatatatatatatatacatttctttGATCCAACTCATTTATGTCAACACCTTGGGACTAAAAGAAGGAGACTTCTGGTGGGCAGTAACTTACCTTCTAAGTGTCATGACCTTTTTAAGCAAAAGTCACATGCATTTGATAATTTTCTCTCCAAACCAGCCACCTCAAAAGACAAGTTGGTTGATTGAACCATTAATAGTCTTTTAGCCTAGTGACCATTTAGGTCTATCTTCAGCAAATTGATTGTTCCCACGCTTTTAAAGCCCCCTTCCCCACTGACCCAACCTTTGGCCTTTCTTTTAAGTTTCTATGTACCTGCTTGATCAAGTCTGCATCACCTATTTCAAATCCATTAATTCTATTGGATCTGATGAAGAATGTAGATCTTGGTCTGCACAAGTTGTAACATGGGGCCCAAACTAAACGGCCCTCATGGACCACttggcatttttattttcactcaaTTCCTAATGATGCCATAACATTGTTGATTTTGAAACAAGTAAAGAATTATATGTATTATTTTGAAGCTTTTCACATGATACCCAAGAGGGCATATGACCACCTGAAAAGGGATCATGTATTTAATAGAAGTGTGCACCTTTCCTAGTGATCTAGATGCTAAAAATATGGTTGCTCTgtatttttatttgctttgcAGATGCTACCATAAACAGCATGATGATGTGAAAATTTGTAAGAATCCTTTGTTTGCAATCTACAcactttttaattgtttttttttttggtaaatttttgtattttatgtgcCAATATGTACTCTCCAAGAAATGAGAAGCCACCCACACTCTCCGAGAAATAGgtaaatttttgtattttgtagtgGTGCCgttcttttttttaactattgAAGCTGTTGTTTTAGGTTCCTTGGATTCTCCTTTTCACTTagttttttttctatatctctctctctattggaTACTTCTATAATTTAAGGAGTATGCTTCGGGGCTTTTTATGGTCTAGAGGTATAACACACTGAGATGTCAAACACGAGCCCTTAGAGGAGCCCGACCACCTTACCGCTCACATCATCATGTTGtttaatgaaaatgattttattattaaattatttccttttagtattaaattattttcttttaacttttatgtGGTGaagttcataaaaaaaaacaaaaaatcatgcctTCATGCATATGTAAGCTTCGCACTAAAAGGTCAGGCTAAGAAACGGACAGCCTTGGTGTGGGGTGGGTCTAATAAAAGGATTGTCGTCTTCAAAGCGATGCCATCCCTACCCCACATGCTGCACCAGGCATCCCTACCCCACATGTCTCCCGCCATTTTACCCATTTTTCTAAGTAAAAACTGACAACCTGCACAAATTTCTAGATATTTATTTTTCGGGCTCTGCGCAGATAGAACGTAATGGGGAGCTTCCGATTCTACAAGGATGGCAAACTGGGTTTTTCCAGTGTTTGAGTACAATCAAAACGggttttaagaaaatcaagttttcacaaaaaccaattttgtgaAAAGCCCTGTCCTCCTCCTGTTTATACACAAAAACTAAGTTTTCAATTAATcgcccaaacaaaaaaaaaatcatgctatCAAAACTTACTTAGGAACCCAGTTTTCATGAAACcaagttttacaaaaaaaactgGGTTAAATGAGGTGTCATCCAAATAACTTTTAAAGAAGTTTACAACAATTTAAAACCTGCATCAGTTTTAACATGAAAACCCTTCAGCAGAAATGTCAGTGGAACGAAAACATGATATTGTGACAGAAATTGCAACCAAAACagtattttcaaaaacaaatgaTGTATATGTTGTGTTTTGTTAGTTTAATCATTTGAGACTCTTGTAATAAGATTTCCTCTACTTGAAAAGCAAAATATGATTGTGACAGTTCTGAGTAATTAAAGAGATTTAGGTGTAGTCTACGAAGTGAACCTCGTTTCAAGTGGTACTTCGATGACCAAAAAGTTTTCGACTTTATGGAGAAAACGAAAAGGGGGAGGTGAACTTAGTTAGTTAAGTCATTCATCAATAAAGGTAATCGATGCGTGTTTGATTATTTCATGCAACAAAAGTAAAAGATggacaaaaaaagataaaagcatTATcgttaaaaaaaagtgaaagattCTTGAGAAATGCAAGTTAAAGACGGTGACATGTGAGATACTAAAACCATACCTTGTATCATAACACAACAAGgaatctaaagaaaaaaatttcccattattttaaaaattcatgtgagaaaacttttcttttgcaaaagaTGTGttatttttacatgaaaaattgtTATAAATGCAGAATATATAGACTTTTATTTATTcctattcaaatctgaatttgcaTCTGAATATGTAAATGTCTGATAAGCAGATATGGTAAAACGTGCATTTGGTTGGAATCCAGTCCAGCAAAGGGCAGATCCTATGGTACACGATAAGACTAACTACACATTATCTGactattattattactattaattAAAGGATTTGAGTATAATTAATCTTTATTGCaacttttttaagaaaatatcactaaaatggtcattttaaaGGCCCATTACTAGACACACTATTTTTTCTGCACCCTCCCTAAAAGGGGTCATCTGTGCAAAACAGTTGTCTaaagattaaaatttaaaaattcgttgctaaaaaatcataaattgttGTCAAAGCCaccatataatatatatcatTGTTGTATAACAAATCGTGGCTAATACCAGTTCAACGactgtttttagcaacaaaattttaaattttaaccatcatATAATTGGCATCATTGAACCCTATATATGTCTGTATTTATATGTCtgtatttatatgtatgtgtatgtgagagagagagagatgacttGGATTCTTTTGCAATTCTGGAAAATCAattccaaaataaaatattaattttaagaCTCTTGTTGTTCCTATGACCTAGATGCAATagcaaatggatgtgaaaaaagaaaataaaatatgaaagagGATAGACAAAAAGcctatgaaagagttaaaaaagaaaaaaaggctgaAAAAccaatcttgaaaaaaaaaaaaaaatcaacgttCAATAtatatgtggagagagagagggagggggaggccTTCAATTTTGAACGTTGATTCTTATGAGGAAACCAAACTAATCAAAATAGACTTCAATTGTATTACGTATAACCTTCGTCTTCCGAATAGAAACCACTATTTAAACCTAAAATTGAGCGTAAAGAATGTGAATGGTTTAGGAGAGATCCGATTACTGCT containing:
- the LOC116264663 gene encoding uncharacterized protein LOC116264663 encodes the protein MKGEARKGFPAKIPASVSARTGNPPSGPAESRKPHCRRRRSASRIRLKRDVGAGAGGSACATGRRSGGPATPLLTWKFDVDDEGRGGGKKKKKAKAPERSGKDNGDGRWKGTEEKPARVISARMLAAGLWRLQPVEVSTSGGHGARRAIHRPTGSEAIAGYLGNAFLHESDAIKCALDARDRHPQGPVSVPHRASNFFRKLESSTSFPNPAMERATKWDAACPKTSDEIYRCYSQLKFLGEQHEQTSSVVAILQSELELARRRIHELEVERRSSKKKLDHFLKKLAEEKAAWRSREHEKIRLVIDGVKEDLHRERKHRQRLEIMNTKLVNELAEAKLTARRCLQDYEKERKARELIEEVCDELAKEIGEDKAEVEVLKRETMRMREEVEEERKMLQMAEVWREERVQMKLVDAKLTLEDKYTQLAKIQADLEAFLISRTSVDPLDLKKAELLKDAARSVNIQDIKEFCYQPPTSEDIFSAFEDHHSGEQNEKEIEPCYGFEPDVGCYSPSSKSKIHTVSPEIDGLIEGGLQRFDQNGGILEEDGSVWDSGSQGEEQGSSNSPDGSDPSVNGHNEESNISGSGTEWEENADNICLTQEVDIPCSAPEKQSKKKPSSVSRLWRSFPSNGDPFKTVPDEDAKGRISNKVASPDRASGDGALTPRSIGHWSSPDTANPHITRGMKGCIEWPRGIQKSCLKAKLLEARMECQKIQLRQALKQKI